A single region of the Hippopotamus amphibius kiboko isolate mHipAmp2 chromosome 6, mHipAmp2.hap2, whole genome shotgun sequence genome encodes:
- the LOC130855781 gene encoding translationally-controlled tumor protein-like, translated as MIIYRDLISHDEMFSDIYKIQEVSDRLCLEVEEKMVGRTEGNIDDSLIGGNASAEGPEGEGTQSTVVTGVDIVMNHHLQETSVTKEAYKKYIKYYMKSVKGKPEEQRSERVKPFMTGAAEQNKHILANFKKYQFFIGENMNPDGMVALLDYCEDGVTPYMIFFKDGLEMEKC; from the coding sequence ATGATTATCTACCGGGATCTCATCAGCCATGATGAGATGTTCTCCGATATCTACAAGATCCAGGAGGTCTCGGACAGGCTGTGTCTGGAGGTGGAGGAGAAGATGGTTGGTAGAACAGAGGGTAACATTGATGACTCGCTCATTGGTGGAAATGCCTCCGCTGAAGGCCCTGAGGGCGAAGGTACACAAAGCACAGTAGTCACTGGTGTGGATATTGTCATGAACCATCACTTACAGGAAACCAGCGTCACAAAAGAAGCCTACAAGAAGTACATCAAATATTACATGAAGTCAGTCAAAGGGAAGCCTGAAGAACAGagatcagaaagagtaaaaccttTTATGACAGGGGCTGCAGAACAAAACAAGCACATTCTTGCTAATTTCAAAAAGTATCAGTTCTTTATTGGTGAAAACATGAATCCAGATGGCATGGTTGCTCTGCTGGACTACTGTGAGGATGGTGTGACCCcatatatgattttctttaaggatggtttagaaatggaaaaatgttaa